Proteins encoded within one genomic window of Acidovorax sp. 107:
- a CDS encoding aldehyde dehydrogenase family protein → MSATSALTPLVSEVDQLLQRLGVPRAAYTGGTLAARSPITGEVLAQVPQQSAADATAAIGRAHAAFTAWRNVPAPRRGELVRLLGEELRAAKADLGLLVTIEAGKIPSEGLGEVQEMIDICDFAVGLSRQLYGLTIATERPGHRMMETWHPLGVCGVISAFNFPVAVWSWNAALALVCGDSVVWKPSEKTPLTALATHAIAQRAIARFGTDAPEGLLELIVGQRDIGEVLVDDARVLVLSATGSTAMGRAVGPRLAARFARGILELGGNNAAIVAPTADLNLALRGIAFAAMGTAGQRCTTLRRLFVHESIYDQLVPQLAKVYANVQVGDPRTAGTLVGPLIDRMAFDGMQKALEQSRALGATVHGGGRVEGVGGAGAYYVRPALVELQKHEGPALHETFAPILYVVRYSSIDEAIAMNNAVGAGLSSSIFTLNVREAEQFMSAAGSDCGIANVNIGPSGAEIGGAFGGEKETGGGREAGSDSWKAYMRRATNTINYSTALPLAQGVTFDV, encoded by the coding sequence ATGTCTGCCACCTCTGCTCTCACCCCTCTTGTGTCTGAAGTCGATCAACTGCTGCAACGCCTGGGCGTGCCCCGCGCCGCGTACACCGGCGGTACGCTGGCGGCCCGTTCGCCCATCACGGGCGAGGTGCTGGCCCAGGTGCCGCAGCAAAGCGCGGCCGACGCCACGGCCGCCATCGGCCGCGCGCATGCCGCATTCACCGCGTGGCGCAATGTGCCCGCACCGCGCCGGGGCGAACTGGTGCGTCTGCTGGGCGAAGAACTGCGCGCCGCCAAGGCCGACCTGGGCCTGCTGGTGACTATCGAGGCGGGCAAGATCCCGTCCGAAGGTTTGGGCGAGGTGCAGGAGATGATCGACATCTGCGACTTTGCCGTGGGCCTGTCGCGCCAGCTGTACGGCCTGACGATTGCCACCGAGCGCCCCGGCCACCGGATGATGGAAACTTGGCACCCGCTGGGTGTGTGCGGCGTGATCTCGGCCTTCAACTTCCCCGTGGCCGTGTGGTCGTGGAACGCAGCGCTGGCGCTGGTGTGCGGTGACTCGGTGGTGTGGAAGCCTTCGGAAAAGACCCCGCTCACCGCCCTGGCAACGCATGCGATCGCGCAGCGTGCCATTGCACGTTTTGGCACCGATGCACCCGAAGGCCTGCTGGAGCTGATCGTGGGCCAGCGCGACATTGGCGAGGTGCTGGTGGATGACGCCCGCGTGCTCGTGCTGTCGGCCACCGGCTCCACCGCCATGGGCCGCGCCGTGGGCCCGCGCCTGGCAGCGCGTTTTGCGCGCGGCATTCTGGAACTGGGCGGCAACAACGCCGCCATCGTGGCGCCTACGGCCGACCTGAACCTGGCACTGCGCGGCATCGCGTTTGCCGCCATGGGCACGGCCGGCCAGCGCTGCACCACGCTGCGCCGCCTGTTTGTGCACGAAAGCATTTACGACCAGCTGGTACCCCAACTCGCCAAGGTCTACGCCAACGTGCAGGTGGGCGACCCGCGCACCGCTGGCACGTTGGTGGGTCCGCTGATCGACCGCATGGCCTTTGACGGCATGCAAAAGGCGCTAGAGCAGAGCCGCGCGCTGGGCGCTACGGTGCATGGCGGTGGCCGTGTGGAAGGCGTGGGTGGTGCGGGTGCGTACTACGTGCGGCCTGCGCTGGTGGAGCTGCAAAAACACGAAGGCCCCGCGCTGCACGAAACCTTTGCGCCCATTCTGTACGTGGTGCGGTACAGCAGCATCGACGAAGCCATTGCCATGAACAACGCTGTGGGGGCGGGCCTGTCGTCGTCCATCTTCACGCTCAATGTGCGCGAGGCGGAGCAGTTCATGTCGGCTGCCGGTTCGGACTGTGGCATTGCCAACGTGAACATCGGCCCCAGCGGCGCCGAGATTGGCGGCGCGTTTGGCGGCGAGAAGGAAACGGGCGGTGGCCGCGAGGCGGGCTCGGACAGCTGGAAGGCCTACATGCGGCGCGCCACCAACACCATCAACTACTCCACCGCTTTGCCGTTGGCGCAGGGTGTGACGTTTGACGTGTGA
- a CDS encoding FAD-binding oxidoreductase — MSIAKASNPIVIIGGGVIGSAIAYFLTLQQPGCEVVVVERDPTYARASSALSASSIRQQFSTDINIQISAFGIGFLRNVGTLLACHGDVPDIGLHEGGYLYLATQAGEATLRENHALQKQHGADVALLSPQQLAARFPWLALQDVVLGSLGLSGEGWFDGYLLLTALRKKAQSQGVRYVADEAVGLDMVSSDGVLHVNAVRLRSDAVLPCRYAVNTGGPWAAAIAGWAGIDLPVVGKRRTVFNLASPAALPGCPLLIDTSGIWLRPEGKGFICGFAPDADNDADFAPLEPEYDAFDHHIWPTLAERIPGFEALRMQGAWAGYYEMNTFDHNAIVGLHPACDNLVFANGFSGHGLQQCPAVGRGVAELLLTGSYQSLDLSPLSIKRIARNAPLLEKNVI; from the coding sequence ATGTCCATCGCTAAGGCCTCAAACCCTATCGTCATCATTGGCGGTGGCGTTATCGGCAGCGCCATTGCGTACTTCCTCACGCTGCAGCAACCGGGCTGCGAGGTGGTGGTGGTCGAGCGCGACCCGACCTACGCGCGGGCGTCGTCGGCGCTGTCGGCCAGTTCCATCCGCCAGCAGTTTTCGACCGACATCAACATCCAGATCTCGGCGTTTGGCATCGGCTTTTTGCGCAACGTGGGCACGCTCTTGGCGTGCCATGGCGATGTGCCCGACATTGGCCTGCACGAAGGCGGCTACCTGTACCTGGCCACCCAGGCGGGCGAAGCCACGCTGCGCGAGAACCACGCACTTCAAAAGCAACACGGCGCCGATGTGGCGCTGCTGAGCCCGCAGCAACTGGCCGCGCGCTTTCCGTGGCTGGCGCTGCAGGATGTGGTACTGGGCTCGCTGGGCCTGTCGGGCGAAGGCTGGTTTGATGGCTACCTGCTGCTGACAGCGCTGCGCAAAAAGGCGCAGAGCCAGGGTGTGCGCTACGTGGCCGATGAGGCCGTGGGGCTGGATATGGTGAGCAGCGATGGCGTGCTGCACGTGAACGCGGTGCGCCTGCGCAGTGACGCCGTGCTGCCTTGCCGCTATGCCGTGAATACCGGCGGCCCCTGGGCTGCGGCGATTGCAGGCTGGGCGGGCATTGATCTGCCCGTGGTGGGCAAGCGCCGTACCGTTTTCAACCTCGCCAGCCCTGCCGCGCTGCCAGGTTGCCCTCTGCTCATCGACACCAGCGGCATCTGGCTACGGCCCGAGGGCAAAGGCTTCATCTGCGGCTTTGCGCCTGACGCGGACAACGACGCCGACTTTGCCCCGCTGGAGCCCGAGTACGACGCGTTTGATCACCACATCTGGCCCACCCTGGCCGAGCGTATCCCGGGCTTTGAGGCACTGCGTATGCAGGGCGCCTGGGCGGGCTACTACGAGATGAACACGTTCGATCACAACGCCATCGTGGGCCTGCACCCGGCGTGCGACAACCTGGTGTTTGCCAACGGCTTTTCGGGCCACGGCCTGCAGCAGTGCCCAGCCGTGGGCCGGGGCGTGGCCGAGCTGTTGCTCACGGGCAGCTACCAAAGCCTGGACCTGTCGCCGCTGTCCATCAAACGCATTGCGCGCAACGCGCCGCTGCTCGAAAAGAACGTGATCTGA
- a CDS encoding amino acid ABC transporter substrate-binding protein produces MAISRKTFTALAAGLALACMATAPAQAQTVTQPTLEKIKSSGKAVLGVRETSPPMAYALGANEKYVGYHVELCERVLKEIAPDAKLEYMAVTAQNTLPMVQNGTLDIGCGPTTNNTARQQQVAFAVTTYVSEVRMAVRKDSDLKSISQLAGRTIAASTGTTAVQLLRKQERALGGAPIKTVLGKDHHESFLLLETGRADAFVLDDNLLAGMIANSKDPSAYRIVGEPLGAEPIALLFRKDDPTFKAAVDGVLTKLMQSGEMEKIYTKWFVNPIPPKNMSLNLPLGTTLRQLFATPNDKPLETYQQ; encoded by the coding sequence ATGGCAATTTCTCGCAAGACCTTCACTGCGCTCGCCGCAGGCCTGGCCCTGGCCTGCATGGCCACAGCCCCCGCGCAGGCGCAGACGGTCACTCAGCCCACGCTGGAGAAGATCAAGTCCAGTGGCAAGGCCGTGCTGGGCGTGCGCGAGACCTCGCCGCCCATGGCCTACGCGCTGGGCGCGAACGAAAAATACGTGGGCTACCACGTCGAGCTGTGCGAGCGCGTGCTCAAGGAGATCGCGCCCGACGCCAAGCTCGAATACATGGCCGTGACGGCGCAGAACACGCTGCCCATGGTGCAGAACGGCACGTTGGATATTGGCTGCGGCCCCACCACCAACAACACCGCGCGCCAGCAGCAGGTGGCCTTTGCAGTGACCACCTACGTGAGCGAAGTGCGCATGGCGGTGCGCAAGGATTCGGACCTGAAGTCCATCAGCCAGCTGGCAGGCCGCACTATTGCAGCGTCCACTGGCACCACGGCCGTGCAACTGCTGCGCAAGCAAGAGCGCGCGCTGGGTGGTGCCCCGATCAAGACCGTGCTGGGCAAGGACCACCACGAGAGCTTCCTGCTGCTGGAGACCGGCCGCGCCGATGCCTTTGTGCTCGACGACAACCTGCTGGCCGGGATGATTGCCAACTCCAAGGATCCCTCGGCCTACCGCATCGTCGGCGAGCCGCTGGGCGCCGAGCCCATTGCGCTGCTGTTCCGCAAGGACGACCCCACCTTCAAGGCTGCGGTGGACGGCGTGCTAACCAAGCTGATGCAGTCCGGCGAAATGGAAAAGATCTACACCAAGTGGTTTGTGAACCCCATTCCGCCCAAGAACATGAGCCTGAACCTGCCGCTGGGCACCACGCTGCGCCAGCTGTTCGCCACCCCCAACGACAAGCCCCTGGAGACCTACCAGCAATGA
- a CDS encoding pyridoxal phosphate-dependent aminotransferase translates to MNAPIPATAFRAADRLGAIGVSEIVRLTQEANQLKRQGQPVIVLGLGEPDFDTPAHILEAAQQAMARGETHYTVLDGTPELKAAIQHKFKHDNGLDFALNEITAGAGAKQILYNALMASVNPGDEVILPAPYWTSYADMVLIAGGVPVVVPCSEANGFRITPEQLEAAITPRTRWVFINSPSNPSGAAYSAEQLRLVLEVVERHPQVWLLADDIYEHILYDGRAFATPAAVLPSLRERTLTVNGVSKAYAMTGWRLGYGAGPKALIAAMAVVQSQATSCPSSISQAAAVAALTGPQDVVRERCQAFQDRRDLVVAALNASPGLRCRVPEGAFYTFASCEGVLGRTTPGGMLLRTDADFCAYLLREHHVAVVPGGVLGLAPYFRISYAASTADLQEACARIQRACQTLL, encoded by the coding sequence ATGAACGCTCCCATCCCCGCCACGGCCTTCCGCGCGGCCGACCGCCTGGGCGCCATCGGCGTCTCCGAAATCGTGCGCCTGACGCAAGAGGCCAACCAGCTCAAGCGCCAGGGCCAACCCGTGATCGTGCTGGGCTTGGGCGAGCCCGACTTCGACACGCCCGCCCACATTCTGGAAGCCGCCCAGCAGGCCATGGCGCGGGGGGAGACGCATTACACGGTGCTGGATGGCACGCCCGAACTCAAGGCTGCTATCCAGCACAAGTTCAAGCACGACAACGGGCTGGACTTTGCGCTGAACGAAATCACTGCGGGTGCAGGTGCCAAACAGATCCTCTACAACGCGCTGATGGCGTCGGTGAACCCGGGTGACGAGGTGATCCTGCCCGCGCCGTACTGGACGTCGTACGCCGACATGGTGCTGATTGCGGGCGGCGTGCCCGTGGTCGTGCCCTGCAGCGAGGCCAACGGCTTTCGCATCACGCCCGAGCAGCTGGAGGCGGCCATCACGCCGCGCACGCGCTGGGTGTTCATCAACTCGCCCTCCAACCCCAGCGGCGCGGCCTACAGCGCCGAGCAACTGCGGCTCGTGCTGGAGGTGGTGGAGCGCCACCCGCAGGTGTGGCTGCTGGCGGACGACATCTACGAACACATCCTGTACGACGGCCGTGCGTTTGCCACGCCCGCTGCCGTGCTGCCCTCGCTGCGCGAGCGCACGCTCACGGTGAACGGTGTCTCCAAAGCCTACGCCATGACGGGCTGGCGCTTGGGCTACGGTGCAGGTCCCAAGGCGCTGATTGCGGCCATGGCCGTGGTGCAGAGCCAGGCCACGTCGTGCCCCTCGTCCATCAGCCAGGCCGCAGCCGTGGCGGCGCTGACGGGGCCGCAAGACGTGGTGCGCGAGCGCTGCCAAGCATTCCAGGACCGACGCGATCTGGTGGTGGCCGCGCTCAACGCCTCCCCCGGCCTGCGCTGCCGTGTGCCCGAGGGCGCGTTCTACACCTTTGCCAGTTGCGAAGGCGTGCTGGGCCGCACCACGCCGGGCGGCATGCTGCTGCGCACCGATGCCGACTTCTGCGCCTACCTGCTGCGCGAGCACCATGTCGCCGTGGTGCCCGGCGGGGTGCTGGGGCTGGCGCCATACTTCCGCATCTCGTACGCAGCCTCTACCGCTGATTTGCAAGAGGCCTGCGCGCGCATCCAGCGCGCCTGCCAGACCCTGCTCTGA
- a CDS encoding thiamine pyrophosphate-binding protein: MNPTSLTPRTGGQILVQQLITHGVKQLFCVPGESYLAVLDALHDADIGVTVCRQEGGAAMMAEAQGKLTGQPGICFVTRGPGATNASAGIHIAHQDSTPMILFVGQVARNAMGREAFQELDYSAVFGTMAKWVVQIDDPARVPELISRAFHVATSGRPGPVVVALPEDMLTEAATVADALPYQVTETHPGAAQMAELAQRLQAAKNPVAILGGSRWSEQAVREFTAFAEAWSIPVYCSFRRQMLFPATHACYGGDLGLGVNPKLLARIKASDLVLVVGGRLSEVPSQGYELFHIPTPAQPFVHVHADADELGKLYRPTQAIHATPQAFAAALNTVRPTAGVPWKAHAEAAHAEYLAWSDTAPIRIPGNLQMGQVMQHLKDVLPADTIFCNGAGNFATWIHRFWPFTTYASQLAPTSGSMGYGLPAGVGGKRLWPQREVVIFAGDGDFLMHGQEFATAVQYGLPIIVVLLDNAMYGTIRMHQEREYPGRISATQLKNPDFKAYAQAFGGHGERVERTEDFAPALARARASGLPSVLHCLIDSEAITPTGTLQGIRSAALSKK, from the coding sequence ATGAACCCGACTTCCCTCACCCCCCGCACCGGCGGCCAGATCCTGGTGCAGCAGCTCATCACCCATGGTGTAAAGCAGCTCTTTTGTGTGCCCGGCGAAAGCTACCTGGCCGTGCTCGATGCGCTGCATGACGCGGATATTGGCGTGACCGTGTGCCGCCAGGAGGGCGGTGCGGCCATGATGGCCGAGGCGCAGGGCAAGCTCACGGGCCAGCCCGGCATCTGCTTTGTGACGCGTGGGCCCGGTGCCACCAATGCCTCGGCAGGCATTCACATCGCGCACCAGGATTCGACGCCCATGATCCTGTTTGTGGGCCAGGTGGCCCGCAACGCCATGGGGCGTGAGGCGTTTCAGGAGCTGGACTACAGCGCCGTGTTTGGCACCATGGCCAAGTGGGTGGTGCAGATTGACGACCCGGCCCGTGTGCCCGAGCTGATCTCGCGCGCCTTCCACGTTGCCACCTCGGGCCGCCCTGGCCCGGTGGTGGTAGCGCTGCCCGAAGACATGCTGACCGAAGCCGCCACGGTGGCCGATGCGCTGCCCTATCAGGTGACGGAGACCCACCCCGGTGCCGCGCAGATGGCCGAGCTGGCCCAGCGCCTGCAAGCCGCAAAGAACCCTGTGGCCATCCTGGGCGGCAGCCGCTGGTCTGAGCAGGCGGTGCGCGAGTTCACCGCGTTTGCCGAAGCGTGGTCCATCCCCGTGTACTGCTCGTTCCGCCGCCAGATGCTGTTCCCGGCCACGCATGCTTGCTACGGCGGTGACCTGGGCCTGGGCGTCAACCCCAAGCTGCTGGCGCGCATCAAGGCGTCGGACCTGGTGCTGGTGGTGGGCGGTCGCTTGTCGGAGGTGCCATCGCAGGGCTATGAGCTGTTCCACATTCCCACGCCCGCGCAGCCGTTTGTGCATGTGCATGCCGATGCGGACGAGCTGGGCAAGCTTTACCGCCCCACACAGGCCATTCACGCCACGCCCCAGGCATTTGCTGCGGCGCTCAATACGGTGCGACCCACGGCGGGTGTGCCGTGGAAGGCCCACGCAGAAGCCGCCCATGCCGAATATCTGGCCTGGAGCGATACGGCGCCCATCCGCATCCCCGGCAACCTGCAGATGGGCCAGGTGATGCAGCACCTCAAGGACGTGCTGCCCGCCGACACCATCTTTTGCAACGGCGCTGGCAACTTTGCCACCTGGATTCACCGGTTCTGGCCCTTCACCACCTACGCGAGCCAGCTCGCGCCCACCAGTGGCTCCATGGGCTACGGCCTGCCCGCAGGCGTGGGCGGCAAGCGCCTGTGGCCGCAGCGCGAGGTGGTGATCTTTGCGGGCGACGGCGACTTCCTTATGCACGGGCAAGAGTTTGCGACCGCCGTGCAATACGGCCTGCCCATCATCGTGGTGCTGCTGGACAACGCCATGTACGGCACCATCCGCATGCACCAGGAACGCGAGTACCCCGGCCGTATCAGCGCCACGCAGCTCAAGAACCCTGACTTCAAGGCCTATGCCCAGGCCTTCGGCGGCCATGGTGAGCGCGTGGAGCGCACGGAAGACTTCGCACCAGCACTGGCCCGCGCCCGTGCCAGCGGCCTGCCCAGCGTGCTGCACTGCCTGATCGACTCCGAGGCGATCACGCCCACGGGCACGTTGCAGGGCATCCGCAGCGCGGCACTCTCCAAGAAGTAG
- a CDS encoding LysR family transcriptional regulator codes for MSYRDLQFDWLQCLVAVVDAGSLSGAAAEVHRSQSAVSMQLKKLEDAVGHRLLERDARKQHLTPEGETLLGYARRILELHAEAHDALNGDALTGRVRLGVPDDYAARYLTPVLKRFAPRHNAVEIELDCEQSTALIPRVASGDLDLALISRDHARRGTLLFHEPMVWVGSTQFELWRRDPLPIAVYESASLARRGAIHALAQQGRRYKVVYHSSSLAGQIAAVESGLAVAALTHCSVPPQLQVLGTEHGLGPLAPMEVAVYRSRASRGSKAVDSLQNLLVQTLRQSGGARVTA; via the coding sequence ATGAGCTACCGCGATTTGCAATTCGACTGGCTTCAGTGCCTGGTGGCGGTGGTGGATGCAGGCTCGCTCTCTGGCGCGGCGGCCGAGGTGCACCGGTCCCAGTCAGCGGTCAGCATGCAGCTCAAGAAGTTAGAAGACGCCGTAGGCCATCGACTGCTGGAGCGCGACGCCCGCAAGCAGCACCTCACACCCGAGGGTGAAACCCTGCTGGGCTACGCCCGCCGCATTCTGGAGCTGCATGCAGAAGCGCACGATGCCCTGAACGGCGATGCCCTCACTGGCCGGGTACGGCTGGGGGTGCCGGATGACTACGCAGCGCGCTATCTCACGCCCGTACTCAAACGCTTTGCGCCCCGGCACAACGCGGTGGAGATTGAACTGGACTGCGAGCAGTCCACCGCCCTCATCCCGCGCGTGGCCAGTGGCGACCTGGACCTGGCCCTGATCTCGCGCGACCACGCACGCCGTGGCACGCTGCTATTCCATGAGCCCATGGTGTGGGTGGGATCAACGCAGTTCGAGTTGTGGAGGCGCGACCCGCTGCCCATTGCGGTGTACGAATCGGCCAGCCTGGCGCGGCGCGGCGCCATCCACGCACTGGCGCAGCAGGGGCGCCGCTACAAGGTGGTCTATCACAGCTCCAGTCTGGCCGGACAAATTGCAGCGGTGGAAAGTGGCCTGGCCGTGGCCGCCCTCACCCACTGCAGCGTGCCACCACAGCTGCAGGTGCTCGGCACCGAACACGGCCTGGGGCCGCTGGCGCCCATGGAGGTCGCCGTGTACCGCAGCCGCGCATCGCGCGGCTCCAAGGCGGTGGATAGCCTGCAGAACCTGCTGGTGCAGACCCTGCGGCAGTCCGGCGGCGCCCGCGTGACTGCCTGA
- a CDS encoding DMT family transporter, whose product MVSASVSPAVGAHGLLSAHRLDGWIAFVLGNALLGTIGVFVHEAQAAPLTVTWFRCAFGLVGLTLWMAWRHRSWPGLWQGLWVGWAALLWVLLLSGLMLASWWLFFTAIQQVPTGVAVVLFHVQPLWVLLLGAWWLKETVPWQRVVSVLVAMVGLALATGVAGGLTSSGAGHAPGYWVGVGLCLVGALCTATVTVVAKRLGVLPVGALAWWQCALGAAVLWVAPVVQGWPAWGASWAWLAGLGLIHTGLAYTLMYAGMARLATARVAVLQFAYPTVAIVVDWVYFQHTLGGWQMAGVVLMLGAIAAGERGARRNR is encoded by the coding sequence GTGGTTTCAGCATCCGTTTCACCTGCGGTCGGCGCGCATGGGCTGCTATCTGCGCATCGACTGGATGGCTGGATCGCCTTTGTGCTGGGCAACGCGCTGCTGGGCACCATCGGCGTGTTCGTGCACGAGGCGCAGGCGGCGCCGTTGACGGTGACCTGGTTCCGCTGCGCTTTTGGCCTCGTCGGGCTCACGTTATGGATGGCTTGGCGCCACCGGTCATGGCCGGGACTGTGGCAGGGGCTCTGGGTGGGCTGGGCGGCTTTGCTGTGGGTGTTGCTGCTCAGCGGGCTGATGCTGGCGAGCTGGTGGTTGTTTTTCACGGCGATCCAGCAGGTGCCCACCGGGGTGGCGGTGGTGCTGTTCCATGTGCAGCCGTTGTGGGTATTGCTGCTGGGGGCCTGGTGGCTCAAAGAAACTGTGCCCTGGCAGCGCGTGGTATCGGTGCTGGTCGCCATGGTGGGGCTGGCGCTGGCCACGGGCGTGGCCGGGGGGCTGACTTCGTCTGGCGCCGGGCATGCGCCTGGCTACTGGGTGGGCGTAGGCCTGTGCCTGGTCGGTGCGCTGTGCACAGCCACCGTCACCGTGGTTGCCAAGCGCTTGGGGGTGCTGCCAGTGGGTGCGCTGGCGTGGTGGCAATGTGCGCTGGGAGCAGCCGTGCTGTGGGTGGCCCCCGTGGTCCAAGGTTGGCCTGCCTGGGGTGCCTCATGGGCATGGCTGGCAGGGCTGGGGCTGATCCACACTGGCCTGGCGTACACCCTGATGTACGCAGGCATGGCCCGGCTGGCAACGGCCCGGGTGGCGGTGTTGCAGTTTGCCTACCCGACGGTCGCCATTGTGGTGGACTGGGTTTACTTTCAGCACACCTTGGGCGGTTGGCAGATGGCAGGTGTGGTGCTGATGCTGGGCGCCATCGCGGCAGGGGAGCGTGGCGCGAGGCGCAATCGCTAA
- a CDS encoding DNA polymerase IV, producing MDAFFASVELLRYPQLKGLPVVIGGGRRKVDELLLRSPDGTAERERRFIPVEDFPLLKDYVGRGVITTATYAARQFGVGSAMGMMKAAKLCPQAIVLPVDFEEVRRFSRLFKSTITEIAPVMQDRGVDEVYIDFTDVPGGQREGGRVLARLIQKSIFERTGLTCSIGVAPNRLLAKMASEFNKPNGISIVYEEDLQSKIWPLNVRKINGIGPKAGEKLARLGIETIGQLAAQDEQWLMGHFGKSSGAWMHRVAWGRDDSPVVTESEPVSMSRETTFDRDLHAVRDRAELGAIFTDLCLRVAEDLQRKGYVARTIGIKLRYDDFKIATRDHTADSYTADGATIRQLAGQCLKRVPLDKRLRLLGVRASTLVRRGEEPAPQPDTAAPAAGSRRRPHADADKGTGQLF from the coding sequence ATGGACGCGTTCTTCGCATCCGTCGAGCTGCTGCGCTACCCCCAGCTCAAGGGCCTGCCCGTTGTGATTGGCGGCGGGCGGCGCAAGGTGGACGAGTTGCTGCTGCGCAGCCCGGACGGCACCGCAGAGCGCGAGCGGCGCTTCATCCCGGTGGAGGACTTTCCGCTGCTCAAGGACTATGTGGGCCGGGGCGTGATCACCACAGCCACCTACGCTGCGCGTCAGTTCGGCGTGGGCTCGGCCATGGGCATGATGAAGGCGGCCAAGCTGTGCCCGCAGGCCATCGTGCTGCCGGTGGATTTTGAGGAGGTGCGACGTTTCTCGCGCCTGTTCAAGAGCACCATTACCGAGATCGCGCCGGTGATGCAGGACCGGGGCGTGGACGAGGTCTACATCGACTTCACAGACGTGCCGGGAGGCCAGCGCGAAGGCGGGCGGGTGCTGGCGCGGCTCATCCAGAAAAGCATCTTTGAAAGGACCGGGCTGACCTGCTCGATCGGCGTGGCGCCCAACCGGCTGCTGGCCAAGATGGCCAGCGAGTTCAACAAACCCAACGGCATCTCCATCGTTTACGAGGAAGACCTGCAGAGCAAGATCTGGCCCTTGAACGTGCGCAAGATCAACGGCATCGGGCCCAAGGCGGGCGAGAAGCTGGCGCGGCTGGGCATAGAGACCATCGGACAGCTGGCCGCGCAGGATGAGCAATGGCTGATGGGCCACTTTGGCAAGTCCTCCGGCGCCTGGATGCACCGCGTGGCCTGGGGCCGCGACGACAGCCCGGTGGTGACCGAGAGCGAGCCCGTGAGCATGAGCCGCGAGACCACCTTTGACCGCGACCTGCATGCGGTGCGCGACCGGGCAGAGCTGGGCGCGATCTTTACCGACCTGTGCCTGCGCGTGGCCGAGGACCTGCAGCGCAAGGGCTATGTGGCGCGCACCATCGGCATCAAGCTGCGCTATGACGATTTCAAGATCGCGACGCGCGACCACACGGCGGACAGCTATACGGCAGACGGGGCCACCATTCGTCAGCTGGCAGGGCAATGCCTCAAGCGCGTGCCGCTGGACAAACGCCTGAGGCTGCTGGGTGTGCGGGCCAGCACGCTGGTACGACGTGGCGAGGAGCCCGCGCCGCAGCCAGACACTGCTGCGCCCGCTGCGGGCAGCCGACGCAGGCCGCACGCAGATGCGGACAAGGGCACCGGGCAGCTCTTCTGA